ttaccTTGTTGactctggtttctctcaagttttcttcctattgccatctaaGGGAGATTTGCTcttgccaccgtcaccctcgaCTCACTCGTCAGGGACAATCAAATGATTAAGAATTAAAGAATGatttaaagaattatttttaattctttaaagctgctttgcaacaatgatctttgttaaaagcactatataaatagaaCTTCGCTGAATTGTATTGAAATAATGAGGAGCTTAGTATGGTTTAGGAGAAATTGAAGTTGCCAAAAATGTTCAACCATGCTTcaatagttaaataaaaaattcactaACTTTGGGAAAAAAGTAGCAGTTCTTAAGGTGGATAGAGAGGTTTCTAAATGTTCCTAGACTTTCTAAATTATTCTTGGCTCTTAATAATGGCTCTTAGTGTCCAGTCACTTGTTTAGTGTTGAGATGAACAGCTTTGAGCAGTTACTACTGAAGTACTCATTGTACCTTATACAGGGAGTGGAGAAAATGTGGCAAAATGGCTAAATCTCACTCTGTGCAGAAGAATACCAAATAGTACGATCTATTAACGGCAGGTTCATAGCTTCTGTAGTCACATGTCTTCAAAGCACAAGTGCCGAGGTTGCTCTTAATAGGCAAGAAGCACAGCAGTTCTAGAAGTCTTGATCATTTCATGAGAAACATCAAGTTTAGTAGTTATTTTATAGGTAAagaatgtatgtttttttttgcatatatgaCGTAGGTGATTACATTATAGTCATAAGTACTATTTTAGAGGTAGCCTGCTCTACCTTAACCTTCAGAGGAGGAACAATGGAAATTTGGAAAGGTTGGGCATACtgtgaaaaatattttagaaagaGGACTTAAGGGTGAAGGAACTAGAAAAGAGGATATCAGCTGAAAGGAAGATGAGGGAGATAaagaccagaaggtggcggtaatgcaacaGAGTGGATGCCAACTGCCGGTAAACACCAAGAGGACTATTCATTGTGATTTAAGGCATGTAACGTCACAGAGTCGAGCAACCAGGAaccataaaattttttaattcgGGACAGGTTAGCATGCTGTAGTCCACAAATGTGGGAAAGCCTCTGTAGTTGCAGTGTAAGATAATCAAGTATTTATATCATGTATTAATACCCTGTAAGAATAACTAAGTTTACAatcctttcaggttttcctTCATAATGTaccacaacaataaaaaaacttaattatgtatatgcacacatttatcatgCATGCACAATTAGTCTTTTATATTAACTTTTTGCATGTGAATGTCTTGTCACTATTCGTGAGGTCACTGGGTTTTGTTCTCAGCTCCTATAACTATGTGgatataaaactatttaaaatatgaataaataaaaatgtctcaATTATTCCCATTTATTTGCTCTTAAATCTTTGGTAGATTTGATTTCGGACAAACTTGTTAATCAAAAGATGATGACAGTTGTGTCAGGTAACTGAGTTCCAGTCTGACTTGATGGTACCTGATTTCTGCAAGTAACCAAATTTAAATAGGTAACAGGCCATACTGCACCCCACTGCCCAGTGGAAAAGTACTGCTGTACAGTCTAAGCTTTATAACATACTGCCCAGAAATAAAAGGTCATATTTCCACTGTGCAAGAGTCAACGTGACTATGCAACTTAAGAGGTGCTGCTGTTGTGAAATGTCATTAAACAGACCTTCAGTAAACATAGGCTGTAGCACACAAGAGGACTGACAGCTACCCATCTGCATATTTTGTGATCTGTTATAATTCTGCTCCTTTGTGTCATCCTTATAGGTTGTTCCTGAGGCAAAGCCacacagaaaaaacatttacagttacTATATGTTATGGAGGAGCTACACATTCATTGCCAGAATTGTGTGAACAGAAGATGCATGGTGAGACTAGAGCCTGGGGTTTCATGTGACCTCATGGGCTGTCCTCTTGTGTGTGGGGCAGTTTTCCACTCATGCAAAGCAGATGAGCACCGTTTACTCTGTCCATATGAAAGAGTGCCTTGCCTAAATAATGGTTTTGGATGCCCCTTTACTATTGCCAGAATGAAAATGGCACAGCATCTGGGAATCTgtccagccagtgttgtgtgcTGCACCATGGAGTGGAACCGATGGCCTGTTAGCTATGCTGATCGTAAATCCTATGAAAACTTGAGTAAGGAAGTTTATGATGTAGAACAACTAGATATGGCATTGGCCTTGCAAGATCAGCGCATGTTACTTGAGTCTCTCAAAGTGACCACCACCGTGGCAAAAACAGTGGATAAACaaaatgaggaaaataaaagaatgaactCTACTACTGAAGAAGCAGATTTAAGCGGTGGACTGATCGAAATGGATGGGGAGACGTACGATGAACTTTACAAGGCATCAGTGGAAACCAGCAGAAATTTAGCAGCAGCTTTAGACATTCTCAGCAGTGCAAACAAAAGTATTGACTTGATCATGGAAAACCTCAGTGGCAGGAATGGAGATAAAAATGGGGCTTGTCACGGCGGTGTAAATGGCGATCATTgtttagaagaaaataaaatggacCTTATGAGGGAAGGTGTCTCAGATTCAGAATGTGAGCTGGGAGCTGTAGGTGGAGTAGACTGTGATTTTCCAGTAGATTTTGATGAAGGTGAGAGTGAGTACAAGGAGCAAAATGCATTTAAGTCTTTTGATGAAGAGGAAGAAATAAATGGCAATGTGAATTTTGATGGACATGGATTTTTAAGTGGAGAGGATAATCAAAATCATGTTAGACTTGAAATGCATGTGGAAAGACCTGTGGTACATTTAAACAACTTTGCAGATGTCAGGCCTATGATGCCTTATTATCCTATGCCCATTGTAGCACGGCAACCAGAAATAGCACATTCACCCCAGCTGCCCCTACCTCCACCCATACCTCTGCCTGATTTAGTACAGAACAATGTTTTACACCAACTCCCTGTTGAAATTGAGGACCGGTGGCTGGAGCGCAAGTTGCAGAACCTTCAAGTCCTTAGAGGTATGAGCGTGTTTACATGCAATGGACGAAAGACTCTTCTCCCCAATCCATATGTGTTCCGGGCTAAGATGGAAGATAAGGCAGTGGACACATCTGACTTGGAGGTTATGGATGATCCAATAGGCCTTCATGGTATCGACTTGATCACTGCTGCTTTACTGTTTTGCCTCGGTGATTCCCCAGGAGGTAGAGGCATTTCGGACAGCCGTTTTGTTGATGGGTATCGAATTGACTTTGGCACTCAGACTTTTTCCTTTCCCTCTGCTATACTGGCCACAAGCACTATGGTGGGTGATATTGCCTCAGCGTCTGCCTGTGATCATGCCAGCCCTCAGCTTTCCAACCCAAGCCCTTTCCACACACTTAGACTCGACCTGGTGCTGGAGTGTGTTGCTCGTTACCAGACCAAGCAGCGCTCAATGTTTACATTTGTGTGTGGGCAACTGTTTCGCCGTGATGAGTTCTCCTCTCATTTTAAGAATGTCCATGGGGACATTCATGCTGGGCTCAATGGCTGGATGGAGCACAGGTGCCCTTTGGCATTTTATGGTTGCACCTATTCCCAGAGGAGATTCTGCCCCTCTGTGCAGGGCTCTAGAATTATTCACGACCGGTACTTGGGTTCGTTTGGTGTGCAGTCTGGCTTAGCTGAACGTCCAGATAAAGTCCAGCGCTACAGTCTCTCCTACAGTGACCACCTCAGCGGCTTACCCTTTGAGCTACTGCAGCATGTCGCAAGCTTTTTGGATGGTTTTAGTCTGTGCCAGCTGTCCCGTGTGTCTCGCACCATGAGGGACGTCTGTGCTAGTCTGCTAAAATCGCGTGGTATGGTGGTCTTGCTTTGGGCAAAGACAAGACGTGCAGACGGATCTTTCTCATGGCAAATTCACGACAAGGTAAgttatgtttcttatattaattgtatttatgtatgtatgtactctaccactcaaaagtttgggatcacttgcaaatttctttgattttattgactgatttattttttacattcttcaaCAATCCtaaggatttcaaaactatgaaataacacatatagaataaggtaattaagtaacaacaacagtcagttgttattttaagacaggaaggtcggcctttctggaatagttcttgcaagaacagtattgtcaagtgcatttgcaaaacccatcaagcaccatgatgaaactggctctcatgaagaccttcccaggaaggcAAGAACAAAACTTACCTGGGCTGGAGAGGAGAAGTTCAGCTCAGATTaaagccattatgaaggctttacaggtCATGAGCAGCAgaaaaattttaacattaactgttcaaaggagattattgcatattttggacgccttcagcattgcgttacagtgtagaaagaaaaaaaaaaatcaggaccGACcgtggagttagaaagtgatcccaactTTTAATCgatagtgtttgtgtgtgtgtgtgtatttactgtatttaaaagtgtttttcctCTGCATGCGGCCTTTAGGTGTGGAAATTTAGCACAGCCTTTGGAACAGTGAATGAGTGGAAATTTGCCAACATTTCCAGTATGGCTGACCACCTGAAAAAGTGCAAGTTCAACACCGTGGCCCGTCGAGAGGAAGCCGTCCCTCTGCCATGCATGAGTCACACCAAGGAACTGACTAAAGAAGGTCGCTCCGTGTGCTCCATGCTCAGGCCAGTTTTATAGGATAAGCTTCAAATAGAAATGTTCTGCTGTAATAGCTTTCAGTATGACAGATGAGTGtgaagtttttatttaacactactggagttagatttttttttttactgtgtcaTAAGAATTAAATTAAGCAGAGCCTTAATGTAAAAACAtccttatttacatttattttctaataaacaCATGctgggtttattattattttatattcactTGTACAGATGGACAGAGCACTACTTTAATGTATCACTGCTTACTGGCATGTGGCCTTAGAACAGGAACAGTGTAAAGACGAATAGTGatcaaaaataatatatttaggaATTTCATAACATTGAATATTTTATCTTTAGTACTTTTGTAAATACAATCAGTTTAACAAAGCAATTAAACAGTTTTTGATCATTATACGTATAGTATATAGCACTTTAGTAAAATATGTAAAGTTCACCTTCTGAAATTTAATGCAATATCACTAAAACCTGTAATGTTTTGATACTAAGACATGATGGTTGTCTTTCACTGTGGTTGTAAATGTTCACTTACATTTGGCCTAAAGTAGCATATGTTCACTAAAGTAAGTCTAAGTAAGTAAGTCTACTTTATCAATAAACACCTGCACACAATGATGAATCATGCAGATAGAGGACCAAAATTGCagcattaaagattttttttgataGGGGCACAGTTCAAGTCATGGagatcttgtttttttcccaattgTTTGATGTAAACGTGACCCGAAGCTCCTGACCTATAGCTGCATGATTTTTTGCAATAAGCTGCTGTCACACGGCTGGCTGATCAGATAAATTCAGGACTGTGCAGGTGTACAGGTTTTTCTATTAAAGTGCCAACTGTGTATGTCAGCACATTTGAATCCTGTTGGACTGTATTGCTCTTCTAATTTTTGTCTTGACAAAATGagctgcaataaaagcctgcTGGACGGGTCTAAAACATCTGCTATTCggttgaggggaaaaaaggtttatttgcTAGACAAATCACTAAACATGTGAACAGCACATTTCCAAAAGTTTCTCTCATGTCTCTCAGGGTCTGATGGGGAAATAGTAATGAACAGattaataaaagaaactttATAACTGCGAAGTCATAAGTGTACTTGAATATGTAGTGTCCAGTGTATACAGCGAGAAGGGCTTCACAGTTACTTGGATTGTCAGTATTAAGCAAagtgcaaaaataagaaaacttattttctgttaatagaaaaaaaatattttcacttgATGAGTTGCAGCTTGAGTAGGTTGATAATGTGAGGCTGATGAATTTGTTAATTAGgagttaaaataattaaaacattattaagcagttaaaacactgaaacaaaTTTTTTTGATGTCCCTACTTGCATGCTTGTTTTTCACTGAAACAATTGAtgtgtgcatacagtacatttgtagcATGGATTTACCACtttttgtgtataaaaaaaaaagagcttcaAGCATTACTTTTAATTGGTTGCCAATAGATTTGCATGGGTTAGCatttatgtcttaaaatttaatgagttaaatattttttatatggaaaaaattgtgaatttttaatatttttaacattgatGTGATAAACCAATGAATTGGCTGCCTATTTTTTTGATCATATGATTAGTTCTGACTCTTTATGCATGTGATGCTTATTGATGGAAATGTCAAAGTTTTACCTAACCATAAACagagtttatttttgtgtttcatACAAGACATTTTTTGAACAAACTTATTAAATACATAACAGCAAAACCTACTTGGTCTGATTGCAGGTTTATTTATATTGAGAATCTGTTTTAATATCAGTTGTAAAACAAATATAGCCTATGATACTTGGAGCATGTTTATATAaagtaaacaaattaataaaaacattcctcaatttactttaatataattatttgtttttaaatcatttcctAATGTCCTAATGAAGGCTAAAAAAGCatacatagtaaaaaaaatacaaagtattttttatcaccactagatggcagtctGGAGTTAATTTATATACTTAATATAACTAGCACTCAAGTTAACAATGCCTTTAGGAGTTAAATCAGCAATGACAAAGCTGAGACACAGTAATGTATGTAGAGCTGTGGGCTTTTGAACTGCTGCATATACACAAAATTGGTTTGAGCAGAATTTGAAAGAGCAGTGTgcctatatttatattatattacataattCAACCGACATAATTGATGCGGCATGGACTTGGAATTTTCACAGGTTGCCCTGGGGCTCTTGAATTCTGAGTAAAACTGCTTGCCTGCAAATTCTTTAGaaattagatttaattttaaagataaaCAGAGAAAAGGTCATGATCTCTCACTCTGAATGACAGTACACAGCTGTAATAAATCAGCTTCTCTCTGAAAGGGCACTCTTATGGATATAGCTTTAAAACCTATATACATATTTGTCAATGTCGGGGGTAATATGATATTTAGACAGCTAGTCTGCAATAGCTTGATTAATCCAGTGGACAGTGACCAAATAGGTGATGTGCGGTGAGCTCTTGCAGTTTCATATGACTCACTTAAATTAGTTTTTGGAGCATCGTGTGTTTGAATGTTTTCTTGGCTTAAAATTGCATAATATACTTTTTCCCAATTGGATTTCCCTTAAAAAAACATGAGGATTGTGATGAGTCATACCACTGCTTAAGATGAGTCAATTTGTCACTTTTGACTGATAAAAAACAGTCTTTCCTGTTCAGTCTGATATTGTGTCCTCCAAATGACAATGCAGAGTGAGTTAATAAATATGGACTGTGAAATTGCTACAGGGTAAATACTCGACCaactttaaaatgctttttggtCATTCTAACCCATTAACCTGTAAATGATGTTGGAAACTTTGATGTATAAACATGATTTCCTGacaatttcagattttttttttatttatttaaaattacagttgatatatttatttatcaacagtttaaatattttgtgtcAATAAAATTTCAAGGCAGCACATTCAGACATGGAGTTTAGACTAAATGCTTTTAAGTAAAAATCCACATACTAAATCATGCCCCATTTAAAACAGAGGGATGAAATATTCTcaattttagatttttcattGGATGGTGGCTGTACAAGACTAAGACAGGCTTACTCAATATTTTAATAGATGTCAAAATAAATGGACTTCTATTTCATAGTATAATGATAGAGTCTGTCACCAGGCAAAGCGAAAACAAAATTAAGTAATCGCTCAAGTGGGTATAATTATAAACAGGCTTATAAACAAATCATAGAAGAATATGACTCATCAATGATAAATGAGCTCAgtgataaaatgtaattatggtgaaatgaaagaaagaaatgtttactttaattaaaagcaGCATAGAAGTATTGGAGTTGTAAAATGTGAAATTCATACATGACGTTCATAAACAGGTCCAGTGTGCAGATTAATATAATAAGTAAACAGCGtttgtgttatttgtgtatCAAACACAAACATGCTCTTAGTAAGCGGAATCATGCTGAGAGCGCAGAAAAAAGCATCTTGTAATATTTACGTTCTGGGTTCTGCTCTTTATATTTCTCCTggagcattttttttccaatcctCTTATCTTTGATgctgatacagtatgtgctatGAGTGATGATGAACATCAGACTGAGAATTCTCGCTAATGTCTGGTCAGTTTGATAAAAAGAATATggtttaaaagtaaaactatATTCACTGTGGATCACATTCAGCGTAAAGTCCCAGTCCCTAACACTGAAATCTGCATTACTATAacaaattaaatcaataaatacagACTGCATTACTACAAGAGTAAAACGAATTATTACAAGTTTAATCTCATGTACAGTgattgccaaaagtattaagacaacgtATTACTTCTCCTTGTGCACAAAACCAGTCTTGTCCCTAATTAGTTCTCACCTATCTGGCTGAAGATTTGTGCTAATAAGAATCAGCTGGTTTAGGTAATACATgaacaaatatgtggcaggaTCTTTACTTTTTTAAGCTGGTGTATCTACCTCTGcacaaaaatggctaaaacaGGGAATTTTCAAGTAAATTTCTGTGGCACATTTCTGtgcatgatcttcaggaagcaatcaagcaggcatggctTGTGCGAGTGACACCAGGGTATTGTTGACGTCTTTTTGACTCTGTGCCCAGCCAGGCCCAGCAGGTTTAAAAGAATAAAGGACCTCATAATAAATACTGATtgttgtattaaaaatatattttcttattatcttgatagtcattatttaaaaaaaagagaatgtaattaaaagattgaatttcacttttgtttcaatacttttggcccCCACTGTTCATAAAGAGGCAGCCTTAACACAGATAATGTCACAGAGGAACTAATCTGGAACAAAGCAGCTATAGAGATATTTATTCCAAAATTGAACAAATTGAACAATTTTGGAATTGTTTAAAGGTTCTAATGTTTATCTTAAGTTCAAAGTCAAAACCGTAAACATCACAGGAGGCCCAATGCTGGGCCAGATCTATGATAACACTGGTTTACACTCATAGGGTGCCACATACAAATGCAGTGACGTTGTACTTGCTTGTCACTGCTCCCTGAACAtttgtctggtgtgttcctgaTCCCTCATGTCCACTGTCCAACTGCACACAAGGTGTTCTCTGACTGGACTCATGGAACATGTGGCTGTATGTGTATTCTTCATTTCTGTATTGGTAGAAAGacatcaattattattttttttatcattttataaaacaaaggtcaaaggcaagtttatttacaatttattgaTTCGAACAGCCACCATCGAAAATCCTCTTGCTGCCTGGAAGCTATAAAAGAAAGGGATTTGTAGATTGGCATTTAATGCTCCTGAATCAGGCTATGGTTTTAGATTATTGAACATCTTGATTATTGAATGATTAACTgtttgtaatgtaatataacagaaaaaaagatgattGTTGTATAGTAATTATTGAGAACTTAGACATAAGATGTCCAGCACATACgtaatattgtgtttttctattaaattcagaaataatttatatttttattatgatcaATTTTATAAGCTGAATCAATTTAGCAtgacaaaacagtttttttcaatCCTACAGTATCCACACTAAACTTGAGAACAAatacactactgctcaaaagttttgAATCACTTTCTAACTACATGATcgttacttattattatttctttctagaTTGTAAAGCcatgctgaaggcatcaaaatatgtaacaatctcttttaaacagttaatcCCCTGTGCTGTTAATTTGTGCTTTTtgggctggtaactctaaaggAACTTTTCTGCagtagaggtaagttttggtgttgccttcctgggaaggtcttcatgagaaccaaattcatcatggtgcttgatgggttttgcaaatgcacttgtcAATACTGTTTCTGccagaactattccagaaagacTGTTGTTGGTACATAACTAACTATATGTCCACAGTTTTAAAAtcctcagtattgttgtagaatttaGAAAATGAATCACTAAACCTAAACAAGGAAATTTGcgagtgatcccaaacttttgagcggtagtgtgtaggaaaaaaaatcacttattgCATACTAAGTAAAATAAGTGTATATTTCTTAATTAATAGCTGTTAAAAATTGTAATTCATTACATTTCTTAACTCTAATTTGCTGAATTTCCTGAGTTTCTGTGATAACCATCagacatttataaataattaaaaaagtcatGCTATCATGATGGTAAACATAGTCAGGGAATTCTGATAACTTTTTGTTTGACACTGTTGACAAATACATCCAAATaggatttattttactaattcattactttaaactttgtttaatgcatgatttagcacacacacatacacggtcATTTACAccataggcaatttgggaacgccagttagtttaatctgcatatccttggactgtgggaggaaactggagtacccggaggaaacccaccaagcacagggagaacatacaaactccctgcacacagacccgaggcgggaattaaacatggaccctgaaggtgcgaggtgacagtgctaaaccgctaagccaccatgctgcctaaaTCACAATTCagtggttttaaaaacatgaaagcTGGATTCGAAAAGAGTTTGAGTTTTAACttgtttacattaaaaatgtttttgaagaTTCATTCCAAAGTGTTTAATGctgcataaatatttacaataaaatttaataggTTTGTTTCTGTAAAACCTTTGATATTTTTCTTCTCTTATAACTTACTAGATGTTACTCATGGCTCCACCTGTGTGCAGATTCTGACACCTGTGTGCTACCATCACCTGTGAATGAAGTGCCGTCAACTTGCTGCCGCTCCAATGTTTTGGTAGGCCTTCCATCTGCCTGTCGTATGCGTAATTAAAGAGCCTATGCAGTCTGATTCCTGACGTTTTTGCAGAGGATAACGCTGCATACTGTTACATTCAGTGAGAGCATGCTTGTTATACTATCACAGTATGATgtaaaagttgatgatgatgctgTCTACCGTTACAGTGCCTGAGGTGTACACCTGTGACACTCCCATAGCATGACATAAAAGCTGATAATCGCATGTGCAAACACCACCG
This genomic stretch from Clarias gariepinus isolate MV-2021 ecotype Netherlands chromosome 13, CGAR_prim_01v2, whole genome shotgun sequence harbors:
- the fbxo30a gene encoding F-box only protein 30a, yielding MEELHIHCQNCVNRRCMVRLEPGVSCDLMGCPLVCGAVFHSCKADEHRLLCPYERVPCLNNGFGCPFTIARMKMAQHLGICPASVVCCTMEWNRWPVSYADRKSYENLSKEVYDVEQLDMALALQDQRMLLESLKVTTTVAKTVDKQNEENKRMNSTTEEADLSGGLIEMDGETYDELYKASVETSRNLAAALDILSSANKSIDLIMENLSGRNGDKNGACHGGVNGDHCLEENKMDLMREGVSDSECELGAVGGVDCDFPVDFDEGESEYKEQNAFKSFDEEEEINGNVNFDGHGFLSGEDNQNHVRLEMHVERPVVHLNNFADVRPMMPYYPMPIVARQPEIAHSPQLPLPPPIPLPDLVQNNVLHQLPVEIEDRWLERKLQNLQVLRGMSVFTCNGRKTLLPNPYVFRAKMEDKAVDTSDLEVMDDPIGLHGIDLITAALLFCLGDSPGGRGISDSRFVDGYRIDFGTQTFSFPSAILATSTMVGDIASASACDHASPQLSNPSPFHTLRLDLVLECVARYQTKQRSMFTFVCGQLFRRDEFSSHFKNVHGDIHAGLNGWMEHRCPLAFYGCTYSQRRFCPSVQGSRIIHDRYLGSFGVQSGLAERPDKVQRYSLSYSDHLSGLPFELLQHVASFLDGFSLCQLSRVSRTMRDVCASLLKSRGMVVLLWAKTRRADGSFSWQIHDKVWKFSTAFGTVNEWKFANISSMADHLKKCKFNTVARREEAVPLPCMSHTKELTKEGRSVCSMLRPVL